From Deltaproteobacteria bacterium, one genomic window encodes:
- a CDS encoding ABC transporter permease codes for MDIFESVNMATDSITSNRLRSGLNMLGVIIGVTSVLWLVSLGDGARIFVQEKFANLGTNLIIISPGKRETTGGPPVTGLAPEKLTLEDSWALTQRTRSVIKSTPIIFSSTDVKVENRGRTTRIVGASEDYPDIRDFYVAQGRFFTKEEVDAGRNYVAIGYKLAQELFGTGQVLGQFIKIGETKFRVIGIMQPKGTSLGFDMDEIALIPVGAAMTVFKTDSVTQIFAKAASKEMMPTAIEDIRRVLMDRHRNKEDFTITTQDAILGAMDRVMKVLTYLLAGVASISLIVGGIGIMNIMLVSVTERTREIGVRKAVGASRRDIMIQFVIEAATISGVGGLIGVMVGGIGIGILALAAPAFPATMSAGHVALALGFSIAVGLISGVYPAREAASLDPIEALRYE; via the coding sequence GTGGACATTTTCGAGAGCGTGAACATGGCGACCGATTCGATCACGTCGAACCGGCTCCGGTCAGGACTCAACATGCTCGGCGTCATTATTGGCGTCACCAGCGTCCTGTGGCTCGTCTCCCTCGGCGACGGGGCGCGGATCTTTGTCCAGGAGAAGTTCGCCAACCTGGGGACGAACCTGATCATCATTTCTCCGGGTAAGCGCGAGACAACCGGCGGGCCTCCGGTGACAGGGCTTGCGCCGGAAAAGCTGACCCTTGAGGATTCGTGGGCGCTCACCCAGCGGACCCGTTCGGTGATCAAGTCCACGCCGATCATCTTTTCGTCAACCGACGTCAAAGTGGAAAACCGGGGCCGGACGACACGGATCGTCGGCGCGAGCGAGGACTATCCCGACATCCGCGATTTTTATGTGGCGCAGGGCCGGTTTTTCACGAAGGAGGAGGTGGATGCCGGCCGGAACTACGTGGCGATCGGCTACAAGCTGGCCCAGGAACTGTTCGGCACCGGGCAGGTGCTCGGACAGTTCATCAAGATCGGAGAGACCAAGTTCCGGGTGATCGGAATCATGCAGCCCAAGGGAACATCCCTCGGATTCGACATGGACGAGATCGCACTTATTCCAGTCGGTGCGGCGATGACCGTCTTCAAGACCGATTCGGTCACGCAGATATTTGCCAAGGCGGCGTCCAAGGAGATGATGCCCACGGCGATCGAGGATATCCGCCGGGTGCTCATGGACCGGCACCGCAACAAGGAGGATTTCACGATCACGACGCAGGATGCGATCCTGGGCGCAATGGATCGCGTGATGAAGGTGCTCACCTACCTGCTGGCGGGAGTCGCTTCGATCTCGCTCATCGTCGGCGGCATCGGGATCATGAACATCATGCTGGTGTCAGTCACCGAGCGGACCCGGGAGATCGGCGTCCGGAAGGCGGTCGGTGCATCCCGGCGCGATATCATGATCCAGTTCGTGATCGAAGCCGCCACCATCAGCGGCGTGGGCGGACTGATCGGCGTTATGGTGGGTGGCATCGGTATAGGCATTCTCGCGCTGGCAGCACCTGCATTTCCGGCGACCATGTCGGCGGGCCATGTGGCGCTTGCGCTCGGATTTTCCATCGCCGTCGGCCTCATATCGGGCGTCTATCCGGCGAGGGAGGCCGCATCGCTCGATCCGATCGAGGCACTGCGGTACGAGTAG
- a CDS encoding ABC transporter permease yields the protein MDVFESFSMATQSLSANKGRSLLNMLGIIVGVMSVILLISIGEGARQFVINEFSGVGTNLIIVTPGKFETRGGPPIIASTPEQLTIEDSDMLMRVPSLSGVTPIVIGAVEVKYGNRSRNLFVIGANEHWPAVRDFGPSVGRFFNKAESDSGRNFVLLGQTAARELFGRRNPLGEHVKVGDVKFRVIGLMEPKGEHMGFDMDDLVLVPVRAAMRIFQTDKIMSIQASARSSSAAAIDRAAADIRRVLMERHDGKEDFTIDTQKDMIDRLDEITRYLTYVLFGIASISLLVGGVGIMNIMLVSVKRRTLEIGLRKAVGASRRDILMQFLVESMTVSAVGGLIGLAGAALVVGAFFLYIPGLPVQVSVWNVTLAMGFTGAIGVIAGVYPAWSAAAKDPVEALRYE from the coding sequence GTGGACGTATTCGAATCCTTCTCGATGGCTACCCAGTCCCTGTCTGCGAACAAGGGGCGGTCGCTGCTCAACATGCTTGGCATCATCGTTGGCGTGATGAGCGTTATCCTGCTCATCTCCATCGGTGAAGGCGCCCGCCAGTTCGTCATCAACGAGTTTTCGGGCGTCGGAACCAATCTCATCATCGTGACGCCGGGCAAGTTTGAGACCCGGGGCGGCCCGCCGATCATCGCCTCCACGCCGGAGCAGCTAACCATCGAGGATTCCGACATGCTGATGCGCGTCCCGTCCCTGAGCGGCGTGACGCCGATCGTGATCGGCGCCGTCGAGGTCAAATACGGCAACCGGTCGCGCAACCTGTTCGTGATCGGGGCCAACGAGCACTGGCCGGCAGTCAGGGATTTCGGTCCGTCCGTGGGGCGGTTCTTCAACAAGGCGGAGTCGGACTCCGGAAGAAATTTCGTCCTGCTCGGCCAGACGGCCGCTCGCGAGCTGTTCGGCCGGCGCAATCCCCTGGGCGAGCACGTCAAGGTGGGCGACGTGAAGTTCCGGGTAATCGGCCTGATGGAGCCCAAGGGCGAGCACATGGGTTTCGACATGGACGATCTGGTGCTGGTACCGGTGCGGGCGGCGATGCGGATTTTCCAGACCGACAAGATCATGTCGATCCAGGCGAGCGCACGGTCCAGTTCGGCGGCCGCTATTGACCGGGCGGCGGCCGATATCCGGCGGGTGCTGATGGAACGCCATGACGGCAAGGAAGACTTCACGATCGATACCCAGAAGGACATGATCGACCGGCTGGACGAGATTACCCGCTACCTCACCTACGTCCTGTTCGGCATCGCCTCGATATCCCTGCTGGTGGGCGGAGTCGGGATCATGAACATCATGCTCGTTTCGGTGAAGCGCCGGACACTGGAGATCGGGCTTCGCAAGGCAGTGGGAGCCTCACGCCGGGATATTCTCATGCAGTTCCTGGTCGAATCGATGACCGTTTCGGCCGTGGGCGGCCTGATCGGACTGGCAGGCGCCGCGCTGGTGGTGGGTGCGTTCTTCCTGTACATACCGGGGCTTCCCGTTCAGGTCAGCGTCTGGAACGTGACGCTGGCGATGGGCTTCACGGGGGCCATCGGAGTTATCGCCGGGGTTTATCCGGCCTGGTCGGCGGCGGCGAAAGACCCCGTTGAAGCCCTGAGATACGAATAG
- a CDS encoding GGDEF domain-containing protein produces MVPTGEIVPEGDDLPSTFDDYSRRVAQERFRIFSAIGGVGYLFIALTGRFLYPEIPSAGHDKATLYRIAISACFFLLAWRASTVPLGQFQSRRWGLVMMLLMLLGYDRWIYITSGVMGAAAGHTAAVFLGWMIMMPGGARDNFLYFAAMLCANLIPQIFWPNPFTVYQILQANEPMPVLFGLAVAGMHVLELHRHREYDAQKQILDQNEILKRSAHYDPLTGAGNRRYFSERLEEQFRLAGRHRQPLSLIMLDLDHFKRVNDEFGHRTGDEILKGVSQVIRPLLRTGDVFARYGGEEFVILLPSTDITGGRRLAERLRRAVEETVFSQNGLELRQTISLGVAQHTGEHNDPEALLELADQGLYRAKNAGRNRVGE; encoded by the coding sequence ATGGTCCCGACTGGCGAAATCGTCCCGGAGGGGGACGACCTACCCTCCACGTTCGATGACTACTCCCGCCGAGTGGCGCAGGAGCGGTTCCGCATTTTTTCGGCCATCGGTGGCGTTGGCTACCTGTTCATCGCACTGACCGGGCGATTCCTTTATCCTGAAATCCCGTCTGCGGGGCACGACAAGGCAACCCTGTACCGGATTGCGATATCGGCCTGCTTCTTCCTGCTCGCCTGGCGGGCCAGCACCGTTCCGCTGGGACAGTTCCAGTCCCGGCGCTGGGGACTGGTGATGATGCTGCTGATGCTGCTTGGCTATGACCGCTGGATCTACATCACGAGCGGCGTCATGGGAGCCGCAGCCGGGCACACGGCGGCCGTCTTCCTCGGCTGGATGATCATGATGCCGGGCGGCGCCCGCGACAATTTTCTCTACTTTGCGGCCATGCTTTGCGCCAATCTCATACCGCAGATCTTCTGGCCAAACCCGTTTACAGTGTACCAGATTCTGCAGGCGAACGAGCCGATGCCGGTCCTTTTCGGGCTGGCCGTTGCCGGCATGCATGTTCTCGAACTCCATCGCCACCGGGAATACGACGCGCAAAAGCAGATCCTTGACCAGAATGAGATCCTCAAGCGTTCGGCGCACTATGATCCCCTGACAGGGGCCGGGAACCGGCGCTACTTCAGCGAGCGGTTGGAGGAGCAGTTCCGCCTCGCCGGACGGCACCGGCAGCCGCTCAGCCTGATCATGCTGGACCTGGACCACTTCAAGCGGGTCAATGACGAATTCGGCCACCGGACGGGGGACGAAATCCTGAAAGGGGTATCGCAGGTGATCCGTCCACTCCTCCGGACGGGCGATGTGTTCGCCCGGTACGGCGGCGAGGAGTTTGTCATCCTGCTTCCCTCAACTGACATCACTGGCGGCCGCCGCCTCGCCGAGCGTCTCCGCAGGGCTGTCGAGGAGACGGTCTTCAGCCAGAACGGCCTTGAACTGCGCCAGACCATCAGCCTCGGGGTCGCCCAGCATACGGGTGAGCACAACGATCCGGAGGCACTTCTGGAACTGGCCGATCAGGGACTCTACCGGGCCAAGAACGCGGGCAGGAACCGGGTCGGGGAATAG
- a CDS encoding AhpC/TSA family protein, whose protein sequence is MRLKPGTRAPDFTADVWNGTTLKLSDYAGKRVWLAFFRYASCPLCNLRVHDIIRRHDEFTSKGVQVLAVFQSPKESISGYVGKQAPPFPLISDPEEKLYRIYGLESGLGAYLSPGNLPHLARAAKEGFMSTYSEGTRTRIPGDFLIGPDGVIQAVFYGEKISDHIPFETVEKWMG, encoded by the coding sequence ATGCGCCTCAAGCCCGGCACCAGGGCCCCCGACTTCACAGCCGATGTGTGGAACGGAACCACACTGAAGCTGTCGGACTACGCCGGCAAGAGGGTCTGGCTCGCGTTCTTCCGCTATGCGTCCTGCCCGCTCTGCAACCTGCGGGTTCATGACATCATCAGGCGTCATGACGAGTTCACGTCGAAAGGCGTACAGGTGCTGGCCGTGTTCCAGTCGCCGAAGGAGTCGATCTCCGGGTATGTGGGCAAGCAGGCCCCGCCCTTCCCGCTCATCAGCGACCCGGAGGAAAAGCTCTACAGGATATACGGGCTGGAGTCGGGCCTTGGCGCATATCTCTCGCCCGGCAACCTGCCGCACCTCGCCCGTGCCGCAAAAGAAGGCTTCATGAGCACCTACTCCGAGGGAACCCGGACCCGGATCCCCGGCGATTTCCTGATCGGGCCTGATGGGGTGATCCAGGCGGTGTTCTACGGGGAGAAAATCTCCGACCACATCCCGTTCGAAACCGTCGAAAAGTGGATGGGCTGA
- a CDS encoding NAD(P)-dependent oxidoreductase — MSLKGKTLFITGASRGIGLAIAVRAARDGANVAVAAKTTEPHPKLAGTIYTAAKEIEAAGGKALPLVVDVRNEEEVEAAVKKTAETFGGIDILVNNASAISLTGTLQTPMKKFDLMHQINLRGTFLCSQKCIPFLKKGNNPHVLNLAPPLNMEEKWFRPHVAYTMAKFGMSECVLGMAGEFRSDGIAFNALWPRTAIATAAIGNMPGGEMMMKSSRKPEIMADAAYIIFNRPSRECTGKFFIDDEVLASAGITDLEKYSVTPGAKLMPDFFID, encoded by the coding sequence ATGAGCCTCAAGGGGAAAACGCTGTTCATAACGGGTGCAAGCCGCGGCATCGGGCTCGCCATCGCCGTCAGGGCGGCCAGGGACGGAGCCAACGTGGCCGTTGCGGCCAAAACCACCGAGCCGCACCCCAAGCTGGCCGGGACGATCTACACGGCTGCCAAGGAGATCGAGGCAGCCGGTGGCAAGGCGCTGCCGCTCGTTGTGGACGTGCGGAACGAGGAAGAAGTCGAGGCGGCCGTGAAAAAGACGGCCGAAACCTTCGGCGGCATTGATATCCTCGTCAACAATGCCAGCGCGATCAGCCTGACCGGCACGCTCCAGACGCCGATGAAAAAATTCGACCTCATGCACCAGATCAACCTGCGTGGCACGTTCCTTTGTTCGCAGAAGTGCATCCCCTTCCTGAAGAAAGGCAACAACCCCCACGTCCTCAACCTCGCTCCCCCGCTCAACATGGAAGAAAAGTGGTTCCGTCCGCACGTGGCCTATACGATGGCCAAGTTTGGCATGAGCGAGTGCGTGCTTGGCATGGCAGGCGAGTTCCGGTCTGACGGCATCGCGTTCAACGCCCTGTGGCCCCGGACGGCCATCGCCACGGCCGCCATCGGCAACATGCCGGGCGGCGAGATGATGATGAAAAGCTCGCGCAAGCCGGAGATCATGGCCGACGCCGCCTACATCATCTTCAACCGGCCCAGCCGCGAATGCACGGGCAAGTTCTTCATTGACGATGAAGTGCTCGCCTCCGCCGGAATCACCGACCTGGAGAAATACTCCGTCACACCGGGCGCGAAGCTGATGCCGGATTTCTTCATCGACTGA
- a CDS encoding alpha/beta hydrolase family protein → MNFHTGFDNFVGIITAAQQKTLSRKTNTLHWIDRYLNRNREELFPAPRPEPAVRTGHTRSIAGFDYQTLFFESDHLPLVEETLGDYRRHHGPLHTFKARKVSRRGFSPRRAIVHVHGWMEPGSILEDVLVGPLMCRGLDADLYHFQLPHHGERQIRESRYDGAMFVTADLMLTFEAIRQSVMDTRTVIQHVLNLGIYDEVGVTGISLGAMVTKLTACTESRISWAVPIIGHLDLTDVIDKAPILDEVRKEMASFGISTQKLGELIELVGFTRVMPVIPHERIIVVAARDDVFVRADSMRRQLDRWPGVQEVWIPGGHLTSLIRLPGLLPDLRRRLDRLPARAAGKL, encoded by the coding sequence ATGAACTTCCACACGGGCTTCGACAATTTCGTCGGAATCATCACTGCGGCGCAGCAGAAAACCCTCAGCCGGAAGACGAACACCCTCCACTGGATAGACCGGTACCTGAACCGGAACCGTGAGGAACTCTTCCCGGCTCCGCGCCCGGAACCGGCCGTGCGAACCGGGCACACCCGCTCAATCGCCGGCTTTGACTACCAGACGCTCTTTTTTGAAAGCGACCATCTGCCGCTCGTCGAGGAAACCCTCGGCGACTACCGCAGGCATCACGGACCGCTGCACACGTTCAAGGCCCGCAAGGTGTCGCGCCGCGGTTTCAGTCCCCGGCGGGCCATTGTCCATGTCCACGGCTGGATGGAACCCGGCTCCATCCTGGAAGACGTGCTGGTGGGGCCGCTCATGTGCCGCGGCCTCGACGCTGACCTCTACCATTTCCAGTTGCCGCATCACGGCGAACGCCAGATCCGCGAATCGCGCTACGACGGGGCGATGTTCGTCACGGCCGACCTGATGCTGACCTTTGAAGCGATCCGGCAGTCGGTCATGGATACCCGGACGGTCATCCAGCATGTGCTGAACCTGGGCATTTATGACGAGGTGGGCGTCACCGGCATCAGTCTCGGGGCGATGGTCACGAAACTCACGGCCTGCACCGAGTCACGGATCTCCTGGGCCGTGCCGATCATCGGACATCTCGACCTGACCGACGTGATCGACAAGGCGCCCATCCTCGACGAGGTGAGAAAAGAGATGGCCTCCTTCGGCATCTCGACGCAGAAACTCGGTGAACTGATCGAACTGGTGGGCTTTACCCGCGTCATGCCGGTGATCCCCCACGAGCGGATCATCGTCGTCGCCGCCAGGGATGACGTGTTTGTCCGGGCCGACTCCATGCGTCGGCAACTCGACCGCTGGCCCGGTGTGCAGGAGGTGTGGATCCCCGGCGGACACCTGACCTCGCTCATCCGCCTGCCCGGCCTCTTGCCGGACCTGCGCCGCCGCCTGGACCGCCTGCCAGCGAGGGCGGCGGGAAAACTGTAG
- a CDS encoding BtrH N-terminal domain-containing protein, producing the protein MRKVIGNYVHHPGNHCGSTALSNVCRFWGLKLSEPFCLGLGAGLAFRYVVLPGMSPSRAFFPRNHSLEQDFLRRSGAKWKLRVCTDGDPWKPVRDELDHGHPVIVNCDIFDLGYFQSKTHFNAHKIVVFGYDEEKQSAVISDSEFDEVQEEPLESLARARGSRAQPSMGAGSPWFEIAFPDPPPDWSGPVREAVRAQAEMLLDPRHPDSLAAMERAAADLPGWAAIPDLSWSARFAYQIIEKRGTGGGAFRKMYADFLEEAGCLVPELAGLSAEMSEVAAQWTRLSGVFKTVSALEGASPEALLAEAAGMLRSIHESEARIFETARQRLG; encoded by the coding sequence TTGCGGAAAGTCATCGGGAACTACGTTCATCACCCTGGCAACCACTGCGGTTCGACGGCGCTGTCCAACGTCTGCCGGTTCTGGGGCCTCAAACTGTCCGAACCGTTTTGTCTCGGACTCGGCGCGGGCCTTGCGTTCCGGTATGTGGTGCTGCCCGGCATGAGCCCCTCACGGGCATTTTTCCCCCGAAATCACTCGCTTGAGCAGGACTTCCTCCGGCGTTCCGGGGCGAAATGGAAGCTGCGTGTTTGCACCGACGGCGATCCGTGGAAACCGGTGCGTGACGAACTGGACCATGGGCATCCGGTGATCGTGAACTGCGATATCTTCGATCTTGGCTATTTCCAGTCGAAGACCCACTTCAACGCCCACAAGATCGTGGTGTTCGGTTACGACGAGGAAAAACAGTCGGCCGTGATCAGCGATTCGGAGTTCGACGAGGTACAGGAGGAACCGCTCGAATCGCTCGCCCGCGCCCGTGGTTCCAGGGCGCAGCCGTCGATGGGTGCCGGAAGCCCGTGGTTCGAGATCGCCTTTCCGGATCCGCCGCCGGACTGGAGCGGCCCCGTGCGCGAGGCGGTGCGGGCGCAGGCGGAGATGCTCCTGGACCCCAGGCATCCGGACAGCCTGGCGGCCATGGAGCGGGCTGCGGCAGATCTTCCGGGGTGGGCGGCGATCCCGGACCTTTCGTGGTCGGCCCGTTTCGCCTACCAGATTATCGAAAAGCGCGGGACTGGCGGCGGAGCATTCCGGAAGATGTATGCGGATTTCCTTGAGGAGGCCGGGTGTCTGGTGCCGGAACTGGCGGGGCTTTCCGCAGAGATGAGTGAAGTCGCGGCCCAGTGGACCCGGCTGTCCGGGGTGTTCAAGACTGTCTCCGCGCTGGAAGGCGCCAGTCCGGAAGCGCTCCTTGCCGAGGCGGCGGGAATGCTCCGGTCGATTCACGAGAGCGAGGCCCGCATTTTTGAAACCGCCCGCCAGCGGCTTGGGTAG
- a CDS encoding response regulator produces MRKRILIAEDFETLSKLIRNSLRSLDADFIEASDGQEAISKAGSEHPDLIIMDVGMPKINGYDATRAIKSSPETRHIPVLILTATGDQKEAQRAGADDFLAKPYSPSDLKARVSKLMGLS; encoded by the coding sequence GTGCGCAAACGGATCCTCATTGCGGAAGATTTCGAAACCCTCTCGAAACTCATTCGGAACTCTCTCAGGTCGCTTGACGCCGATTTCATCGAGGCGTCAGATGGCCAAGAGGCGATCAGCAAGGCCGGTTCGGAGCATCCCGACCTCATCATCATGGATGTGGGCATGCCCAAAATCAACGGCTACGACGCCACGCGGGCGATCAAGTCCAGTCCTGAAACGCGGCACATCCCGGTCCTGATCCTGACGGCCACTGGGGACCAGAAGGAAGCCCAGCGGGCGGGTGCGGACGACTTCCTTGCCAAGCCCTATAGCCCGAGCGACCTGAAGGCGCGGGTTTCGAAGCTGATGGGCCTTTCCTGA
- a CDS encoding cyclic nucleotide-binding domain-containing protein: MNQHPPGTHSGLTERLNIRPGELPRTLLLFLYLFLVGVIFTAGRTARDALFLDTYPTRWLPWMSVAYAAVSAAVVPLYAAVADRYRRDRLNAGFALAVAGVYGLAWALIELIGFRPAVAGLYVFVEISSNLLLVQFWTLSGDLHDPREAKRLFGVIGSGRMIGTVFCGLAVGAVVGMTGTSAILLIIAGLLVLTAWTITVTGRRFVRAAPATRVSGAAPAAALWRSAYVGWIVALFIVTYTVATIGDYQFKVIAREHYTGEKLAAYFALFNGATGALAFVFQFFVSSRLLAAFGMAAGLIVMPVLMGAGNLWLWLTAGSLAAATAIKFSDNAFQFTINDSAIQLLYYPFGPQVKARLKSLIEGVVKPVGYGVGGLLVAAIGVGLGPVRLAWVALPLIALWIVTVAVLRKRYLDSLVQSLARRRLETGEIHLAATPEIIRELTASIRTGNDFQAGFALDELREIAPAQAGPVLESLLGDPARRGFALRRIQGADVPPARVEPFLDDPDPEVRLAAIAAYGALRSEEAIERFGRIFLKGDPGEIDAAVVSLIRNAGLEGVLASADHIRRLLSGGDNERIRAARIIGESEVKAFGRSLLGLMDDASTVVRREAFAAAGKLANPRLLPRLIDALGDFHLRSVAAGAIERYGEAAMDGLGGALQDNSLPVDTRLRIPQLIRRIDRPGAAEILWNVAGTPDESLRTQVLHHVARLRERWKLPVARAEINRLLSLEGETACRWLSRMQYLEDGDRLLSEAVEQRIRFCWRRVFSLLRLKYPYESISRIRYGIESGDRIRAGTAIEALDNLLDQDDRSWIVPLIDPQSRGEAYEALRDRYPRFAEDEAAARRFLTGGSDPYLAAVWVRSLPRAAQSGLPADDSFLSPLVIEELYFAAAGDGSSAGSLLEAARKWRVRRVIEHDQSRSLPGGPYRMLTTLERVLFLKGVSLFQQVAGDDLVGLAEAAHAVTYEAGQTVFEAGDPGDALYLIVHGKVRVYLGGNDLAELGPGECFGEMAILDNAMRSASVAATEPLLALRITQEDFFEILVDRPEISRGVFAVLTARLRKSDERIRELIASRQGTG; this comes from the coding sequence GTGAACCAGCACCCGCCGGGTACGCATTCCGGCCTGACTGAAAGGCTCAACATCCGGCCGGGAGAACTCCCCCGGACACTATTGCTGTTCCTGTACCTGTTTCTGGTCGGAGTGATTTTCACGGCCGGCAGGACCGCCCGGGACGCCCTTTTCCTCGACACCTACCCGACGCGATGGCTCCCGTGGATGTCGGTGGCCTATGCCGCAGTATCAGCGGCAGTGGTGCCGCTTTACGCCGCGGTGGCGGACCGGTACCGCCGGGACCGTCTCAATGCCGGATTCGCGCTCGCCGTCGCGGGCGTATACGGGCTGGCCTGGGCGCTGATCGAACTGATCGGGTTCCGTCCGGCGGTGGCGGGACTGTACGTGTTCGTGGAGATCAGCTCGAATCTCCTGCTTGTGCAGTTCTGGACCCTGTCGGGCGACTTGCACGACCCCAGGGAAGCCAAACGGCTGTTTGGCGTGATTGGCAGCGGGCGGATGATCGGGACCGTCTTCTGTGGTCTCGCGGTCGGAGCCGTGGTCGGCATGACCGGCACGAGCGCCATCCTGCTTATCATCGCCGGACTGCTGGTGCTCACCGCCTGGACCATCACCGTGACCGGCCGGCGGTTTGTCCGGGCCGCACCGGCCACGCGGGTGAGTGGAGCAGCCCCGGCAGCAGCCCTCTGGCGATCGGCCTATGTCGGATGGATCGTGGCGCTGTTCATCGTCACCTACACGGTCGCCACCATCGGCGATTACCAGTTCAAGGTGATCGCACGGGAGCACTATACGGGCGAGAAGCTGGCCGCCTACTTCGCCCTCTTTAACGGGGCCACTGGCGCGCTGGCGTTCGTGTTCCAGTTTTTTGTCTCGTCCCGGCTGCTGGCGGCGTTCGGCATGGCGGCGGGCCTGATCGTGATGCCGGTCCTCATGGGGGCGGGGAACCTCTGGCTGTGGCTCACGGCAGGGAGCCTTGCGGCGGCGACCGCCATCAAGTTCAGCGACAATGCATTCCAGTTCACGATCAACGATTCGGCGATCCAGCTTCTGTACTATCCGTTCGGTCCGCAGGTGAAGGCCCGGCTGAAATCGCTGATCGAGGGCGTCGTGAAGCCGGTGGGCTACGGCGTGGGCGGGCTCCTCGTGGCCGCGATCGGCGTGGGTCTTGGCCCGGTCCGGCTCGCCTGGGTGGCCCTGCCACTCATCGCCCTGTGGATCGTGACGGTGGCGGTCCTCCGGAAGCGGTATCTCGATTCGCTGGTCCAGTCGCTCGCCCGGCGGCGGCTGGAAACCGGGGAGATTCATCTGGCAGCGACACCCGAGATCATCCGCGAGCTGACGGCGAGCATCAGGACCGGAAACGATTTCCAGGCCGGCTTCGCCCTGGACGAACTGAGGGAAATCGCGCCGGCGCAGGCGGGCCCTGTGCTGGAATCCCTGCTGGGCGATCCCGCCCGGAGAGGATTCGCCCTTCGCCGGATACAGGGGGCTGATGTCCCGCCAGCAAGGGTCGAACCGTTTCTGGATGACCCCGATCCAGAAGTCCGCCTTGCGGCCATCGCGGCCTATGGTGCCTTGCGGAGCGAGGAGGCAATCGAGCGGTTTGGCCGCATCTTTCTGAAAGGCGATCCCGGTGAAATCGATGCCGCCGTGGTTTCCCTGATCCGGAATGCCGGACTGGAGGGAGTCCTGGCCTCGGCCGACCACATCCGGCGGCTGCTGTCGGGAGGCGACAACGAGAGAATCCGGGCTGCCCGGATCATCGGCGAATCGGAGGTGAAGGCCTTCGGCCGTTCGTTGCTCGGACTGATGGATGACGCATCCACCGTCGTCCGCCGGGAGGCTTTCGCTGCCGCCGGAAAACTCGCCAATCCGAGACTGCTTCCCCGCCTTATCGACGCGCTGGGGGATTTCCACCTGCGTTCGGTCGCTGCCGGGGCAATCGAACGGTATGGCGAGGCGGCGATGGACGGACTGGGCGGAGCACTGCAGGATAACAGCCTCCCGGTCGACACGCGGCTCCGGATACCGCAGCTCATCCGCCGGATTGACCGGCCGGGCGCCGCCGAAATCCTGTGGAATGTTGCAGGTACACCGGACGAGAGTCTCCGCACCCAAGTGCTCCACCATGTCGCGCGTCTTCGTGAAAGATGGAAACTCCCGGTGGCGCGGGCCGAGATCAACCGTCTTCTGTCTCTGGAGGGTGAAACGGCCTGCCGCTGGCTGTCCCGCATGCAGTATCTGGAGGATGGTGACAGGCTCCTGTCGGAAGCGGTCGAGCAGCGGATCCGCTTCTGCTGGCGGCGGGTATTCTCCCTGCTCAGGCTGAAATATCCTTATGAATCGATATCGAGGATACGGTACGGGATCGAGAGCGGCGACCGCATCCGTGCCGGCACGGCCATTGAGGCACTCGACAACCTGCTCGATCAGGACGACCGGAGCTGGATCGTTCCGCTGATTGATCCCCAGTCGCGCGGTGAAGCATACGAGGCGCTTCGGGACAGGTATCCCCGGTTTGCCGAGGATGAGGCGGCGGCACGCCGGTTCCTGACGGGCGGCAGCGATCCATATCTGGCGGCTGTCTGGGTACGTTCCCTGCCCCGTGCGGCGCAGTCAGGGTTGCCGGCAGATGACAGTTTCCTGTCGCCGCTTGTCATCGAAGAACTCTATTTTGCCGCTGCCGGTGACGGCAGTTCGGCCGGTTCCCTGCTGGAGGCCGCCCGGAAATGGCGCGTCCGGCGGGTGATCGAGCACGATCAGTCCCGCAGCCTGCCTGGAGGTCCATACCGCATGCTTACCACTCTTGAACGGGTCCTGTTCCTGAAGGGCGTATCGCTGTTCCAGCAGGTCGCCGGAGATGATCTCGTCGGCCTGGCAGAGGCGGCCCATGCCGTCACCTACGAGGCGGGCCAGACCGTATTCGAGGCGGGCGATCCCGGCGATGCGCTGTACCTCATTGTACACGGCAAGGTCCGGGTCTATCTGGGCGGGAACGACCTCGCCGAGCTCGGTCCCGGCGAGTGCTTCGGCGAGATGGCGATCCTGGACAATGCCATGCGCTCGGCATCCGTGGCGGCCACCGAACCGCTGCTCGCGCTTCGCATCACGCAGGAGGATTTTTTCGAGATCCTCGTCGACCGGCCCGAGATTTCCCGCGGGGTTTTTGCCGTTCTCACGGCACGGCTCCGCAAGTCCGACGAGCGGATACGGGAACTGATCGCTTCCCGGCAGGGAACAGGCTGA